One genomic region from Bactrocera tryoni isolate S06 chromosome 3, CSIRO_BtryS06_freeze2, whole genome shotgun sequence encodes:
- the LOC120771408 gene encoding serum response factor homolog isoform X2 translates to MDPTRGDSRYNLNYPMSGIGLSLADQADLYGGNPAAVSALGGRPPSGGLIQPMGGGAGVGFSSRASGLMPNSTQCQSLVSGAGNSTGGHTSQQRGIKRAGSDCYEDHHRSSSATGMSTQSLQGLDCVGGSAQQSAQQQQQQQQQQQQQSQVSGNVPDVVDDSYTALQNKKSPPANGKKTKGRVKIKMEYIDNKLRRYTTFSKRKTGIMKKAYELSTLTGTQVMLLVASETGHVYTFATRKLQPMITSEAGKQLIQTCLNSPDPPSVGGGDQRMSATGFEETELSYNIADEDSKVRQLIYGHHGHAHLSHPQAPASHYGLEQSIMQSPYSGGQPSPLSHAQAYATHGGHAHHTHVPHVPHSTHSHMSHTHAQR, encoded by the exons ATGGATCCTACGCGAGGTGACTCGCGCTACAACCTCAACTATCCTATGAGCGGCATCGGCCTAAGTTTGGCCGATCAAGCCGACTTGTATGGTGGTAATCCAGCGGCTGTTAGTGCGCTTGGCGGTCGTCCACCATCAGGCGGCCTCATACAGCCGATGGGTGGTGGTGCCGGTGTTGGGTTCAGTTCCCGTGCGAGCGGTCTCATGCCCAACAGTACACAGTGTCAATCGTTGGTTAGCGGTGCTGGCAACAGTACAGGTGGCCATACAAGTCAACAGCGCGGCATCAAACGTGCTGGTTCCGATTGTTATGAAGATCATCATCGTAGTAGTAGTGCTACGGGTATGTCTACACAATCGCTGCAAGGACTCGATTGTGTTGGCGGTAGCGCGCAACAAAGtgcacaacagcaacagcagcagcaacaacaacaacagcaacagagTCAAGTGAGTGGCAATGTGCCGGATGTGGTGGACGACAGTTATACTGCGTTGCAAAACAAAAAGTCACCTCCTGCTAATGGCAAGAAGACAAAAGGGCGAGTCAAaatcaaaatggaatatattgATAATAAATTGCGTAGATATACGACATTTTCCAAACGTAAAACCGGCATCATGAAAAAG GCATACGAACTGTCCACACTAACCGGCACCCAAGTGATGCTGTTAGTCGCCTCCGAGACTGGACACGTTTACACGTTCGCCACCCGCAAACTACAACCAATGATCACATCCGAGGCTGGTAAACAACTAATACAAACATGTCTCAACTCACCGGATCCGCCCAGTGTGGGTGGCGGTGATCAACGCATGTCAGCGACTGGCTTCGAAGAGACCGAATTAAGCTATAACATAGCGGACGAGGACTCAAAAGTAAGACAATTAATTTACGGTCATCACGGTCACGCCCATCTCAGTCATCCGCAAGCGCCTGCATCACACTACGGACTCGAGCAGAGTATAATGCAATCGCCATATAGCGGTGGTCAACCATCGCCACTGTCGCATGCGCAAGCATATGCAACACATGGCGGGCATGCGCATCACACGCACGTGCCACATGTGCCACATTCGACGCACTCGCATATGTCGCATACGCATGCGCAGCGATAG